The following nucleotide sequence is from Arvicola amphibius chromosome 1, mArvAmp1.2, whole genome shotgun sequence.
tgtttctatttttatggcCCTTCAAATTTAATATGCCCTGAGTTGAATTCACCATCCTTATGTATTTCCACAAACtaccttttctctattttctctccAAGCGGAGAGATGGTGCCAACCATCTCTCAGCTACTCAGGAGCTTGCCAAGCTTGTTCATCATCCCCTGATCGACTCTGGTGCCAGGTCCTATTAAATTCACCTTCTAAGTATCTCTTAAATCCATCTGTCCACCTTTCTCAGCTTCTGCTGAACTCAAACCTTTTTCGCCTCTTTCCTGGGCATCTCAGCAGCATCTGGATGCTTCCTCCTGGGGAAgcttaacaccccccccccccgccctggtCTTCTTTATCCCTTTGGAAAGGTGGTCTGGCTGTttagcccaggatggtctcaacTCACAATTCGCATTCCCCTGCTCCTGCTCCCTGGATTAAAGAGGTGCACCGACATATACAGCCTTGTTACTTTGTTGCTCTTAAATGTGGTTTTCAAATGAAAGAATAACATTCTCATATAGTCAAATGATTGTAAGATAATTAAGGTAATAAGAAACAGTAAGGTCACACTGCACTCAAGTAGCCCTCAAATCTAACCCCCAACACACAGtacattcctccctccctccctctctccctccctccctccctccctccctccctccctccctccctccctccctccctccctccctccctccctctctttctttgtttttcaagacagggtttctctgtgtaaccctagttatcctgaaactcactctgtagacaaggctggcctcaaatttagaaaTCTAcatgcctcaacctcctgagtattgggattaaaggtttgtaccaccaccacccgactcatttttttcctttaaagaaatattttatttttacatcctgCAAttcctccatcccccctcccttcttccctccttccctccatctctccctccctccctctctcccttcctccttttctttcttttatatatccCTGGAAGGTCTAGAATTCtgctatgtattccaggctgacctggaattaattcactgagatccatctgcctcttccttctgggtgttaggattaaaggcatgcagaaggcttatgtatttatttattttgaaattcctGTATTTTAAGAggtatttctttttacattttaatatttccaaTGCAGTCTTCAGTTTGGTTAAATTCAGCTGTGCATTGTGtccttttttattcattctgatACATGTGCTTtttaaccataattctaaattagtgtttactctcagatctttctAAAGTGCAAATCTGATCTGGTTGCAACTCTTGGAAATTCTTAAAAGGCTCTCTGCCTTGGGGATAGGGGTTGTCTATCCCCTCCCCCTAActctccctcctctggcctccaccttccTACACATCTGCACTCCCTCTACCTTAAAGCCAAGCAGCTATATTTGCAGCTAGTTCCCCAAAATATTTGACCAAAGCCAGAGCTCTCTGCCCAAAAGTGTCTTCTGTCTTAAAGGTCTcgcttacttttttaaaatgcaagtggTCACTCACTGAGCCAAGCCTGAGCTCTTCCTTCCTGTAACCCCTGGACCCCAGCTTATGGTACACGCTGCTCCTAAATCAGGTAGCATGCAAACCCATGTCATTTCTCTGGTCTTTTAATACCAACACAGAATTCCATATATATCTCAACATTCTTCTTTCTATATACCCACTTCTAACAGTGCCCAGCAATGTAGCCAAGAAATAAATACCATTGGAAACAATGAGCTAAATATGAGGAAAGCAGGGAGGTGCCCTTATATAAGATGTAGAGCCTTCCAGCTAACCACCCCCTTACCTTAAGACAAGAAGACACTAAACCACTTGGGTATCCAGAAACCAAACCAACTGCAGACCTAGTAATTCTACCTACAACTGAAGGTGAATAATGTCAAACTTTTAActtctgcccctcccctctctctcttatctTAAAGTATTGGAAGTTGGGACCCTCATTCTACGTCTTGGCCACTTGTGCATCTCAACATATATACGTGTGCAAGTCACCAAAGAGGGTTTCTCCTGCCTGGCCCCCCCAGATTTCCAGTTGGTCCCCTTCCACACTTGCGAATCCCATTGAGCCCCAACACCAGCAAATAACGATGAGCCAAAGTTGAGCAGAGAACATTGGCTTGAATGATTACTGTAGGGGTCTCAGTGTTATATGGAGACATCAGTGGGAACGGTTTCTCCATGGCAACCCACTACTGGATTTCCATTCTAGAAACTGCTCCAAATAGGCAGTCCTTCTTTCTGACCTAGATAATTTAAAGCCAGAGATTCCAAGTCATTCATGGAAAAGTACCAGGATACTGTTGGGATTTTAAGTCAAGCACTTTAGATGTGGCCTATCGGGCAATCACTGAGAATGGTCTGTAGTAGTGACAGTGCCTAGCAggaatgaggccctgggtttgatccccactCCTGGGGTGGGGGCTAGAAGATGTCCATGTCAAAGCGTGTTGACAATTGTAGGACCGACATTCTCGAGATATTCTTAGTAAAGGATCCAGAACTGCAAAACAAAGCCGAGTaagagatgagaacaggagaaaggtGTCAAATGccagggagggagaaaatggagTTTATCGCTAGAAATGTGGCTGTCACGGGAGGATGCTGACGCTGGCATTTGCGCTGGCAGTtggggaaaggtggggaggggcagctgCAACAAGCCGCGCTGAGATATGAGGGCGCCTGATGCTACAAAGACAGATCCTGTAGATAAATCACAGCATGCAAACGGATTCAAGATAAAGGAGAGGCACCCAGACCAGGCAGAAACGGAGGGCAGTAGCAGCTGCTGCCGAGAAAGAGAGAAATCACTGTACTCTCCCATCCTCAGAAGACGCCAAGGAAATACTTAGCACCACTCTAGAAGAGGCTCTGGATCAGGGTGGACCACACAGTCCTTCCACAGATCAAGCTAGCATTCAGCCTGGGGTGGACTCAGACCTCTGTCACGTGTTCAACATTTTTAACGCGAGGAGGAAAACTTCCATTCTCAGAGTAAAGATTTCATCAAGTGGTCAATATGAAACAGATGGAACGAGTGTCTTCTGTTCACAAATTTTagactaaataaaaaacaaaatagccctGGGTATCAAATACCTTAGCAGGGGAGACATAATTCCTATTGGTTTTGGCTCCCCAGGCAATAAACTCCCTGACAGAGAATCCCCCTCCCCCTACACTGTAACTGTAAGACAATAAtgcaggaaaaagaaaggcagaaaccAACCTTGGGTGTAGCTTTCAGTGGTTTCGCTCTCAGCACAGATTTAAGGAGGTGCATTTGAACTCCTTGAAGCCGGTGCCCCGGGAGAGGCCTTCCTAGTATCTAGGTATCGCCAAACCAGAAAAGATTTGGTCAAGATCGAGGTGGAGTTTCCGGGTCCCAATCCTGCCTCTGGAAACCCCAAGCCACTCCCTAGACCGCGTCGATAAAAAGAAACAGTGGAGAGCCTGTCTATTGGACCCCCACCCGCGAGGACTGTAACTTGTGCCGCGGGGAGAGAGTAAGGGAGCCGAcctccttttgcttttgtttcctgtgtgGAGGGCGCTCTGAGGGACAACCGGTCGCCTACCTGCCTTGCACCTCCCGTCCTGCAGAGCCATTCGCCCTCGGCCTCACCTCCCAGCGCTGTCCCCAGGTGGACAAGCCTGACTCACCCAGGATGGATGGCGGGGGTTGGGGGACACATCAGAGGGCGGAGGTACAGGAGGCGGGCCGGGCCCTTCCCCCAGAGCCCAGGAGGCGTAGCCAGCGCGCAGGTGAAACCGACTCCGACCTATCCCGGGAACTTTCGCTGCGGGGACCGGCTGCCACAGGCCAGCGTCGCTCAGGGGTGGGGGCCTGGGAGCCGCCCTCTGCCACCGGGGCTGCGCGCGAGGACTCAGCCTGGGCACCTGACCCTGAGGACCCTCGGCCCTCCCGAAGCGCTTGGGGATGCGGGCGGCGCCGGCCTCCGCGGCTGATGGAGGCGGGTGGCGCCGCCCCGGGCGCAGGTGACACTCGCTGGGCCTGGGTTTCTGTCGGAGTGGGAGTGCGCTGGGAGCTCGAGACGCAGCCGCCCCGGGGACCAGGGACCTGGCAGCGATGGCCGGAGAGCTGAGCCAGGAGGCACTGCTGGACTTTCTGTGCCAGGCCGGGGGCCGAGTGCGTAACGCCGAGCTGTTGAGCCACTTCAAGGGCTTCCTGCGCGACCCTCACGTGCCTCCcggccagcagcagcagcgtcGCGAGCTCTTCAAGGGCTTCGTGAACTCGGTGGCCGCAGTGCGCCAGGACCCCGACGGCACCAAGTACGTGGTGCTCAAGAGGAGGTACAGGGACCTGCTGGGGGAGGAAGGCCTGCAGCGACCCACCCCTGCAGAGGGACCGCAGCGGGGCCACCGCCGCCCGCGTGACCCGGAGGCACAGAAGCCGCTGGCAGGTGCGGCGACCCGAGTGGACTTAGGTGGCGATGAACTAGCGGGCAGCAGCGCGCGGGAGGCGACCCGGGCACATCACGGCCCGAGGGACAGCCGAAGCCGGAGGACACCGGGGCCCGCGGCTGCTCAGACCAGAGGCAGGTGTGCGGCGGTGGAGACGCGGGGTCGCTGCTGCTGGGAATGCCAGCAGAATGGCTGGGGGGACCCTGCGGGACAGCCTCTTCCCGGAGATCTCGAGGACCCAGCGGCCTCCTGCGAGGAGTCAGAGTTCACCGCGCCTGCCCGGGATGACCTCGGACCTCCCGGGTGGCTGCGGGAAGGAGCGTCGGCTGAACGAGCACCGGTGTCTGCGACTCCTGTCTGGCCTCGGGCTGCCGTCGAGGCTGCTGGGAGCCCGACGTCCACGCCCGCTCTCCCGCCCCTCCCGGCTCCCTCCAGTGAACCGCTGGAACTGTTTACCGCCGGCTTCCAGAACCATTCAacccagcagctgcagcagcagcagcgcacTCGAGAGTGGGTAGCCAGATACCCACAGGTGCCCGAGGCCGGGAACCAGGGGCCCACTCGCGCCTGGTCGGTGTTGCCAGACAACTTCCTTCAGCTATCCTCGGAAACCGCCTGTGGGGTCTCGAAGACGCACTCGGCGCTGCCAGAGCCCGAACTGTcttttcattctctccttcctgtgGTTCCTGATGAGTCCTCAGAATCCTGGCCCAGGAACCCTCCACCCACTGTCTTTCGAAGCATTCGTTGTCAGCTGTCCCTCCAGGATTTGGATGACTTTGTGGATCAAGAGAGCCACGGCAGCGAGGAGAGCAGCAGTGGGCCCAAAGAGTCTCCCGGAACCCCCGAAGAGTGGCTGCAACCCGTCCTGAGAGTTTCCTCTTGGGGAGAGCTCAGGGATCCTATTGAGGGCCTGTCTGTGTCTTCAAATGAAGGCAGCCCCAGTCGGATCCGGAGGAGCCTCAGGAATAGAGGGAATGCGCCCACTTCTCAGAAGGTCCCAACAGTGGCTAAAAACTTCGGAGACAACCCTCAAGAGGCTTCACCCTGGCCAGCCCCCAAGTTCCGGAGATCTTTCAGGAGGAGCACTCAAAGTGGGAGAAccaaatcctcctcctcctctgatgAGGAGCATCTTGATGAGGACCTTTTGAAAAGAAGCCGGCGCCCACCTCGGTCCAGGAAAACTTCCAGGGCAGGAGCCCTGCCCAGCCCAAGGGTGGATATTGTTTTGGTACAGAAATTGACAGACGCTAATGCTGTGGCAGGTCAGCCACACACCTCGTGGGTCCCCGGCAGGGATGGATCTGCAGCCATGATACCCCACAGATCTCCTGAACACAGGTCACCACTTGTCCCGTTAGATGCCAGGGAACATGAATGGATTGTGAAGCTTGCCAGTGGCTCCTGGCCTCGTGTGGAGGCTTTGTTCTGGGAGGACCCCCAGTTGGCTTTGCACAGAGACTTCCTGACGGGGTACACAGCCTTGCACTGGATAGCAAAGCATGGTGACCTGTATGCCCTTCAGTGCTTGATTTCTGGAGCCCAGAAGGCAGGGGTTGCGCTGGATGTCAACGTGAGGTCCAGTTGTGGCTATACCCCGCTGCACCTTGCAGCTATTCACGGCCACCAGGGAGTCATCAAATTGCTAGTGCAAAGGTTGGCTTCTCGGGTGAATATCCGGGACGTCAGTGGCAAGAAACCATGGCAGTATCTGACCGGTAATGTCACTGGGGAAACATGGCAGCTCCTGGGTGCACCCCGGGGCAAACCCATCTTCCCTGTATATCCCTTAGTGCAAAGCTCCTCCCCAGCCAGGAAGGTCAAGAGCCGGGAAGTGTCTAGAAATGTCACCCGGAAGAGTTCCTTAGCTGCTAGACTCAAAACTCAACACAACAAATGGAAATTGGCCAACCAATATGAGAAATTCCACACtctaaaggagagagaagagtacAGTGACTGAGGTGGGCTCGTCTCTCCAGAAGGCAgagtcccccaccccccatccccacaCACAAGCTACTAAGTCAATGAGAGAACCCAGGGGAAACAAACTGTTAGGGGTTGGTAAAGAGAAAGGACCGGTGAAATGGCATCCTCGAGGGTCATCTCAACTTCTTAAAGTCTCATATGTCTGAGCTATGAAATgtatacaaaagcagaaccagGCACTCAAGCCTGGGAAGGGTCCCTCTCTCCTGAATCTGCCCCAGGTCTGGGCACAGGAAGGCACAGTGTTTTCTGAGGCAGTACCAGGCCTTACTAGAAAGGGAGCAGATGCGTCAAAGAGAGGCAGTTCGCGGAACTGACGCAGCTTGCAATCTTCTCTGGCTAGAAGCTCCCTGGCTTCTGTTCATCTCCAGAATAAGCCTTGGAGGAGTGGAAAGCACCAAGTTTGGAGTCAGATGGCCTTGCTTCACTTTCTTTACGTGCCTTTGGCATTCCAACCGGTGAAATAAAATTGTGACTGGAGAGTGTAGAATTTGATTGAAGCGATTTCCTCAGTCCTGTGCCCGAGCCTTCCTGTGAGCAGCATCTATGGTATAAACCGATGACTTCCTTCTCTGGGTATCTTCGCCAATggtcagagaagcagacaggAGAGATCAAGTATGACCTTGATTCTACTCTCCAGAGAAACGACGACACCATTCAGAccctgtttgtgtttgtttatttctgtttgttactGTTTGTCTGTTGTTTAGCATCAACCCAAAGTGAGCTTCCCAGGTATAAAAGCAGTTTGGTTTTTAACTTGGGTAATGACTGAAAGTTTTCATCCTGCAGGGGAAATCCCTGTGTAGCAAACAGAATCATCTCTGTCAGCTTCCCATAGGTTTCAAGGTCAAAGCTGGTACTCAGGAGAACTGGGGTCGCTCAGGGGAAGCGGTAAGAGTTAAAACCATCAGGACTGTGTCAAGCAGCTAAGTATAACTTTATTTGCACTAAACTTTTTGCCAATTAAGATTAAATATTAGCCTTGAAGTACTGAATGTCTAACAGGAAGTGTCCCGTTCTCAGGAAGACTGATCAGTGCAGGTCCCTGGCTGAAGTCAGAGACTGACGACTTTGGAAATCCCAGCAGAATGTACAAATCACCCAACGGAAACCCAGAGAGGGCTGGAAAGTTCAATGTTCGTTCAGAGATTACttttttatggaaatattttcatgTGTAGTGGCAATGATgctgtaatttttaaagatatttttgtgtttcttctggTTATTTTCCTGCATTAAAAGACCAGCAGATCATTATAATTTGTTATATTGTACTCAGCTGATTATTGCTAATGTTTTTACACAATGGGCTCTATGATCGCcagatctttctgtttctttgtagtttAACTTTGTGTTGCTGAAttcagtctctttcttttctccatctctccgTTTCTCTAGGGATAGAATCCTGGCCTTCGTGTATTAGtcaagtgccccccccccagctcctaTCATTTTTAAACCAAAAAGGTAGAACAATCAGTTCTAGGAGTTTTTTCCAATTACATAGCCTTTTTAATCCCCTACTGAAAGGACAAAACTGGACAATCAAATCAGAAAACATGATAGAGGGAGCAGGGAttggtaaaatgaaattttaagtttACAAAATAGATATCTATGTAAATAATCTAGTAAAAGCTTCTTTTAGAAACCAGTGGGTTTGCCAGGTTGTCACAACTGGATCAGCTTATCCAACAGATATTTCATATTTCACACCGTGCTGTGAGGTTTATAAAAGTGAACAGGACATGATCTCTCTTTGCTAGAAGCTAAAAATCTAAActatttgttcctggctgctttcTACCTCCACTTGTTCCCAAGGTGTCTTTCAAAGCAGAGTTACAACAGAGAGAAGCTTGTAATAATAGGTAGTGGGGGAAAGGCCTTCGTATCAGGAATGAGGACAACTAACGTAATACAACACTCCAAAtaccagacagagagagagagagagagagagagagagagagagagaggaggggggagagggaacgggagagggagagagagaaagagaaagagaaacagagagagaaacacagagaaacagagagagaaacagagagagagaaacagaaacaca
It contains:
- the Sowahb gene encoding ankyrin repeat domain-containing protein SOWAHB translates to MAGELSQEALLDFLCQAGGRVRNAELLSHFKGFLRDPHVPPGQQQQRRELFKGFVNSVAAVRQDPDGTKYVVLKRRYRDLLGEEGLQRPTPAEGPQRGHRRPRDPEAQKPLAGAATRVDLGGDELAGSSAREATRAHHGPRDSRSRRTPGPAAAQTRGRCAAVETRGRCCWECQQNGWGDPAGQPLPGDLEDPAASCEESEFTAPARDDLGPPGWLREGASAERAPVSATPVWPRAAVEAAGSPTSTPALPPLPAPSSEPLELFTAGFQNHSTQQLQQQQRTREWVARYPQVPEAGNQGPTRAWSVLPDNFLQLSSETACGVSKTHSALPEPELSFHSLLPVVPDESSESWPRNPPPTVFRSIRCQLSLQDLDDFVDQESHGSEESSSGPKESPGTPEEWLQPVLRVSSWGELRDPIEGLSVSSNEGSPSRIRRSLRNRGNAPTSQKVPTVAKNFGDNPQEASPWPAPKFRRSFRRSTQSGRTKSSSSSDEEHLDEDLLKRSRRPPRSRKTSRAGALPSPRVDIVLVQKLTDANAVAGQPHTSWVPGRDGSAAMIPHRSPEHRSPLVPLDAREHEWIVKLASGSWPRVEALFWEDPQLALHRDFLTGYTALHWIAKHGDLYALQCLISGAQKAGVALDVNVRSSCGYTPLHLAAIHGHQGVIKLLVQRLASRVNIRDVSGKKPWQYLTGNVTGETWQLLGAPRGKPIFPVYPLVQSSSPARKVKSREVSRNVTRKSSLAARLKTQHNKWKLANQYEKFHTLKEREEYSD